CCCTCCCGTTTTCCGGCACAAATTGCCATTTCAGCCATTAACGAGCCCGGTTCCCTTGCAACTATCACCCGTGTTATCGGTGATTGCCATGGAAACATTGACAATATAAAAATTGTAGGGAAAGCGCCTGACTTCCATGAAATGCTGATTGATCTGGAAGTCTGGGACCTTAAACATTTAAACCAGATAACAAACCAGCTACGCGCCAAACCAAACGTTTCCAAAGCAAAACGCGTAAACGGCTAACAGGGTTTCAAGAAGCGATGATGGCCGTTTGGCGGTTTAATCATCGTTTCAGCTGGCCCGTACTTACGCTTTTGAGCTAATGGCGACTTGGAAATGACGGGATTTTTACTCACAGGGAAGGAAAGTCAACGCAGTGCATGGTGGATACATGTAAAAGAGGCTTGATAACTCCCTGATAAGGCGTCAGGGGTACGATGATTTGTCTGCTCTAGGCAAGAAAATGAAATTAACACAACACGATGCTCTTTAAACGCCGCCATAAACCGACACATATAGAAAAACTTCGCGTCGCTGTCTGGCCGCGCCACAGCTGGTCCCGTTCCTACCGATACCTTGCCAAAAGAGTAATGCGCCTTACCGCGAGTCCCCACACAATTGCGCTGGGATTTGCCGCCGGAGCTGCAGTTTCATTCACACCTTTTATCGGCTTCCATTTTATTCTCTCATTCATACTCGCCTACATAATCCGCGGAAATTTTTTAGCGGCGGCGCTGGGAACCTCGGTGGGTAACCCACTCACGTTCCCCTTTATCTGGGCGTCCACCTATAAGCTTGGCACATTTTTTCTTTATGGATATGCGGGGCATCCCCCACGGCCAGAACAACTCGGGCACCAATTCATCCGGCAATCTTTCGATGCTCTGTGGCCCATCATAAAACCAATGATACTGGGGAGTATCCCCCTTGGTATTATTGCGGGCGTTGTTTTTTATTTTATTATCCGCTTTGGCGTTGAAGCCTACCAAAAAACCCGTCAACGCAGAATTCAGTTGAGACACAAAGCGGTACAGCTGGCAACCATGCACAAGGATCGGGTAAATAAGAGCGCTTCTCGCAAGAAAGACGACAGAGTGTAACGCAGATAAAAACTAGAACTCATGTACTCAAGTTACCCTTGAAACTCCCTTTCCAGACCTTGACCAAGCCATAAAACCAGTCTTGCATGGATTGCTTCCCGCTTCTTGAGAGGGTAAGAGTGCTTGGGATTTAAAGCAATTCAACCGATTCACGATTTATTTAAAACGTTAGCCAAGAAGTTAGAAAACAAAGGATTATTATGAGCGCTGACAAAAAGAAGACAAAACAGGAAGGCGGTACGTACGAGACCATAAAGGTAATCGTACAGGCCCTTCTATTGGCGCTCGTTGTGCGAACATTTTTGTTCCAGCCGTTTTCAATTCCTTCCGGATCCATGAAGGACACGCTTCTGATCAACGATTACCTGTTTGTTTCCAAGTTCAGCTACGGGTACAGCCGTTATTCGTTCCCCTTCGGACTGCCCTTATTTTCCGGGCGGGTCTGGTCTAGCGCCCCCGAGCGGGGGGATGTAGCCGTCTTTAAACTGCCCACTGATAACAAGACAGATTATATAAAGCGCGTTATTGGTCTTCCCGGAGACAAAATTCAGGTTCGAGACAGTATTCTTTATATCAACGGAGAACAGGTAGAGCGCCGCCGTATCGATGACTATATCGAGAAGGACAGCTATGGAAACGTTCGCCGTGTTCCGCGTTATGTTGAGACACTGCCAAACGGCGTTTCCTATGATACACTGGATCTTACTTCCAGAGGATCTTTGGATAATACCAAGGTGTATACGGTTCCCGCCAATCACTACTTTATGATGGGTGACAACAGGGATAATTCAGCTGATAGTCGTGTCGGCTCTGTAGGTCCTGTTCCTTTCGAAAACTTCGTTGGCCGTGCTGATATTATTTTCTTCTCACTTGAAGAGGGCCAACGGGCATGGATGGTCTGGAAATGGCCTTGGACTGTACGTTGGTCGCGCATCGGTACCCCATTATAGTTTTATGGCAGCACACGCTGCGCAGTATGTAAGCCACTAGATGAACGCTAAGAAAACAAAAAAGAAATCCGATGCTTCCCTCGAAGCCCGGATCGGCTACAAGTTCAAAGACAAAGCCCTGCTGGACAGGGCACTCACACACGCAAGTGCCCTGTCTTCTTCTCGTGCAAACCAGGAAAGTTACCAAAGATTAGAGTTTCTTGGTGACCGGGTTCTTGGCCTTGCAATCGCAACCATGCTGGAAAATGCCTTTCCCAAAGCAGATGAAGGTGAACTTGCAAGACGGTTGAACCAACTGGTGAAACGCGAAACTTGCACGGAGGTCGCCAAGGTCTTGCAGGTGGGCGACCACATGCGCCTTGGGGATGCGGAAAGCCAGAGCGGCGGGCGGAAAAAAGGTGCATTGCTAGCTGATATGTGCGAGAGCATTATTGCCGCCATCTACCTTGATGGTGGCTATGACGAAGCCAGTGCTTTTATTGATCGCTTTTTTGCCGAGCGCATGAAGTCCTATAGCGGACCGCTGAGAGACGCAAAAACAACACTTCAAGAGTGGGCACAGTCAAAA
This genomic window from Pseudovibrio sp. M1P-2-3 contains:
- a CDS encoding DUF2062 domain-containing protein is translated as MLFKRRHKPTHIEKLRVAVWPRHSWSRSYRYLAKRVMRLTASPHTIALGFAAGAAVSFTPFIGFHFILSFILAYIIRGNFLAAALGTSVGNPLTFPFIWASTYKLGTFFLYGYAGHPPRPEQLGHQFIRQSFDALWPIIKPMILGSIPLGIIAGVVFYFIIRFGVEAYQKTRQRRIQLRHKAVQLATMHKDRVNKSASRKKDDRV
- the lepB gene encoding signal peptidase I translates to MSADKKKTKQEGGTYETIKVIVQALLLALVVRTFLFQPFSIPSGSMKDTLLINDYLFVSKFSYGYSRYSFPFGLPLFSGRVWSSAPERGDVAVFKLPTDNKTDYIKRVIGLPGDKIQVRDSILYINGEQVERRRIDDYIEKDSYGNVRRVPRYVETLPNGVSYDTLDLTSRGSLDNTKVYTVPANHYFMMGDNRDNSADSRVGSVGPVPFENFVGRADIIFFSLEEGQRAWMVWKWPWTVRWSRIGTPL
- the rnc gene encoding ribonuclease III, encoding MNAKKTKKKSDASLEARIGYKFKDKALLDRALTHASALSSSRANQESYQRLEFLGDRVLGLAIATMLENAFPKADEGELARRLNQLVKRETCTEVAKVLQVGDHMRLGDAESQSGGRKKGALLADMCESIIAAIYLDGGYDEASAFIDRFFAERMKSYSGPLRDAKTTLQEWAQSKGHPTPYYEVVARTGPDHAPCFRMKVSVEGVAPGEAEGSSKRIAEQSAAETILRREGVWSE